CATTTTTCTAAATGGCAGCTGCAAATGCCAGGTAGCAGCTTGCACTATAGGTTGACGTGAATATTTACTCTTCTTTTGCACTGGTACTGAAACTTGGCAGTTCACAAGGATTGGCACCATGGACTGAATCGTCCCAACCATCGTGGACACACCAGGGGCAGAGGTTGCATGCTGCCAAGGCCGAGGCAACTGCCAAGAAGACTGGGCTCAATGTAGTGACCGAGGAGGCGTAGGTCGCAGGTTATGCTCTTCTAATTAGTACGATGATTTGCATATGTAACAATACTATTCTCAATGGATTTGCTAACAATCTCCAGATTTTCCCTTTgagtgtgtctctgtgtgtgtgtgttttgcatgagtatttaaccaaaaactaccacaattcatggaaccgtgcctacaaactaccactttacgattttgtccTGAAAAGTACCACTTTTTTGCTAAtctgtgactaaaaactaccatgtgTGTAAATCAACCGATTCATCCATTTTAAACGCGTTTATGATAGACCTGGCCCGCATGCGTAAGTCAACGCCCCGCTCCCTCCCCTGCACCAGCGAGCAGCAGCAGCTCCGCCTTGCACTGTGCCCGCAAGCATGGGCAGCTCCACCGCGCACCCCCCTGCCAGCGAGAAGCAGCAGCACCGCCGCATTGGTATATGTGTTTTGGAATCTTGGTAGTAGTTCAGTAGTGGTCCAGTCATAATATCTTACAAGTACCGTGCTAATCAAAAATTTCTTGATCAAGTTTATTATTATTTCCATTGCACTATACTTTATTTCCATGGTATCAAGTTCTACAAATTGCATGTTCTGGtacaatatttgtttttttagatgcTGCCTTTTTTGCTAATAAATCTATAGTTCAATCTGGATGCAGAATCAAAGAAAATTATGGCCTTGTGTTGATAGTtgcagttacattgtgatgaattgtgtTTACTTTTTGTTTATGGAAATAGAGAAACTGATTATTCTCTTTGCAAGACGGGTATCCTAAATTCCAATTCAGACATTAGTGATGATATAACAATTTCCTACGCCAAATTGTCATTCAGGCGAGCCTAGCTTagcttgaaaccaccggagattgTGTGGTTCACAAGAGGTAGAGACTCCACCTGATATTTTGTCGTGCCCACCGACAACAATGACATGGATAGTGACGCCACTGCTGGACATAATTGCCCTATTTGTAAACTGTTGGGTAGTCCTATTTGGTGGATTGTAACGAGCTATATAGTATGTTGAAAGCAGATGTAACCTCATTCATTTTCACATAGATGCCTCTCCAGTATATCTGATCTTTCGAGCCTACAGTTTGTAATGTTGTATTTCTTTTGTGAAACCTCCACAAACTGTCTATGAACCATATATGTAGTAGTCAGTACATGTTCCCACATGTATTTATTTGTTGTTTAAAGGAATGTTAAAATTATTATGTTCAACTATAATTTAAAATTTCCATTCCTTTCGGCACGGTCAACTTTATATTTGTTGGTGGACacatgcgttgcacgtgcatgATTACTAGTAAAGCTAAACAGTCTGAGAACACCTAAAAATGTCTGagtcttttcaaaaaaaaacttatcTATTCATCGAACTGTCAAGATAGTACAAAAAACACTAGAAATAAAATCTTTTCATCGAACTTATCTATTCATCCAGGTCCGTGACCACCTAGCGGCGACTACAAACAATGGAGCGATCCGAAGatccgccgccgtcatcacccctccatcaTCGGAGTCGTTAAGACTTTTTTTTAAATAGACAGTAGAGAAGTCGTCGTGATAAGGCCTCAAATGACCAacacaccagaacaacaaccgccgccaaTGAAGAGAAGCGTACATCGAAAGGATACAACATGTAGACACACGAACCTAGATGAATGAAGATCAGATCCATCAAAGACAAACGCCGACCAAAGCCCACGATATCCGCCAGAAACAAACCTCCACATGCCCTCTGACGATGTTAGAAGCATCATCGGGGGCTAAACGGGGGAGAACCTTAtccatcttcagagagccgccGCTGTCATCTCGTCTTACTGAGCAGGATACAAACCCTATCAAAAGTCCAAGAAACCTCTAAAAACGAAACCCTCCCGCCGGCAAGGAGCGAGATCCACCGCGTCTCCATGGTCCTAAGGCCACAGGAGACGAGGCAGCCCGGCGATCGCGCAGTGGGACGCGTCGGAAACTATAGTCGCCTTACTCATGCGAGCACAGTTAAGGGGAATAGTTAACTTAAACGGTCTGAGTTCTCTTTGTGAAAACAGACTTCCATGACAGTATATCTAAATTATTTTTTGTGAATAAAAGTCTGGAATTATAAGTACAATGTCTCTAACGACACAAGATATCGTAAAAAACATGTAAATTACAACCATACTCTCCGAGGGCCAAATAAACTCAATCTTAATACTATGTGTGTAGTGTAGGCACGCTCATACCAAGAGGCGAATCTCACCATTGTTGGAGGTATGCCTTTTCTCATGCATGGCGATTAACCGGGGTATTGCCGGTTTTCCTGGACAGAAAGGCGTTGTTTTAGTTATTTTAGAATTATGTGGAGCCAAGAAAACAAACAGGGTGTTTGGTCTAGTGGTATGATTCTCGCTTTGGGTGCGAGAGGTCGTGAGTTCGATTCTCGCAAcaccccaatattttttattttttgactcAACCAATGATTGCTTTCGTTTTTTTCAACGTAAAAATGTCCATTAGCTTCTTCGAGTTCTCGTACGTCCTCGACCGCAGCCGCGGCCTTAACGGAGGAGAGGGGCCGGCCGGCCAACGGCCCTGCCATGCGTCTGATCGGCGCTGACTTCAGCGTTGCCACCGGCAGGAGCGGCCATGCCCATGCATGCCGCCCGCTGGCACGCACATGCTCCGTCCCAGAGCGCCCTGCGCATGCAGAATCAAGCCTCGACGATACGCCGGAGACCCCGTAGGCCCGTGCCCCCAGAGTGGCCGGTGGCTCCCGCCGGCGCCACGCCACAGGACAAGCTTTGCATCGCGCACGCATCGCATGGCATGGGGTCAAATCTCCCAAAAGAAATCTGTACCCCCCCTCCCATCCTCTTGCTGCTGCACGGCATGATTCAAACCCATCCATCCATGGGATAAATTTCAGACATCTGCCATCTGCGTGAAAATGTTTGGAACACCCGGAACGACGACGACGAACCGGAGCGCAATTCGCCCTACGGAACGACCGGGTTTTCGGCGGACTGTATCTGATGAGGATAGCCCGTTTCACCACAAAAGTCAATGTGCGGATGAAATGTACTACAAGCTACAAAAGAATGTAATGGGGGCAAGGGGCCTTATTTTCCGGGCAGTGCGTGCCTGCTGCAGGAGTTGTTGTTCGCTAGGATCAACCAACTACATACACCTCGCTGGTGCACCTGGCCCAGCATTGATACGTTGGGAGGTTGGGAGATTGTCCATCTCTAGGTAGTGATCTTATGATCTCATCATTCATGGCTGGAATATCAACGGTGTACCGCGGCGAGGGCAGGGGATTTTATTCGGCGCCGTCCATGGCCATTCGATTTTCAAACGGATTTAGCACAGCTTTACTCCGGCACTCAAGTTCTTCCGTGGGGTTGCTTGTCGGTCCTCATCTCACCAGAGGGATGGGCAGGTACTCCGCATAGAACAGCTGCGGAGCCATGTGAGGGGAGTGAACGTGAGTTAACAGGATACACAAGGCGCAGAAGGTGAACTGGTTGAATATATTTGGACGGTACAAGGAATTTTATTTAAGCAGGATGCAGCGAAAGATCAGGGAATGGGCGATGTCAGCACTTACCCTTCAAATGAGGGATGTTATCACAGCTTTGCCACAGGATAATGACTCCGTAACAACGAGTGGGCCCAGAGGGTATCTCTTTATCGTGAGAGGAGTAAACCTCAGTCTTGAACTATCGCTATCGAGACATAGGTTTTCGGTATACTTGTAAGTCACCTTTATTTACACATCCATATGCGGAGTGCATGTGGTAAACCCTGAAGTAACCATCGGTATGTTAGTATGGAATATTCTCATGGTCCAAGGGACAATGTAAATGTGAACAAGTTATATGAAGTACCGACAACATAGCAGCAATGACATGTCTCATAAATATATAAGTTGGGTCTATCCAACTCCGTTGTAATCATGACAACGGTGTTCTCATATATTGATAGCATCCTTATTCAATACATGAGTTAGTTTTAATACATGAGTTAGTCTTAGAGGCTACACTAGAGATCACTTGTTGTTTATATTTGCACACATGTATTTGGGTTTTTCTCTGAATCTCATATTCAAGAACCAATACAATTGTAGCATAGAAACATGAACTTAATAATGAAcatgaaaatataataatacattaattattgcctttagggcatatttccaacatagttAACTAGTTGATACCAATTAAAACAAGGGGAGGGTGCTGGATTTCACAACTTCCTCCCTAGACGCTTCCCCTTGGAGTCTCGGCAGCTGGACTTGGTGTAGGCATCAGCGGCTCCAGGCTCGTCGTTGTCGTCACTGTCCGAagcagaggcggaggaggaggacgagacgACGATGCTCTCCATGCGCCGGGCGACGTGGGTCTGCTCCTCTTGGAGCCATGCGgctctctccgccgccgccgcccgctccatcGCCGTCGAACATGGCGAGCGAGGAGTGGATTTTGGGGAGAAGAAGTCGATTTGGGGTAGAAGTGGATTTGGAGGAGAAGCGAACAGGGCAAGTAAGGACAGACTGGGCTGCCCATACCCGTTCTAGATTTGGACCGAATGTGAGGGGTGTCATTCACCCGGCTCATTTGAGGTCGGTTTGAGGCGCCCGGGTGGGTCAGGGTTTTTTTACCCGCCCGGACACCAGTTTAAGATGCCTGACTGTAGATGCAGGAAAACAAAGTGTGTTCGTCCCTTTCTCTTTACTCTTCCCGGATCCCCCACTTGCCGCCGCTACCCATCACCCAAGtgctaaggccaactccaacagccgaccccaaacggacgttcgTTCCGTCCGGAttatgtccgtttgggtcggcaaaACGGACGCCCATGTCCGGTTTCGCCGCCAACCGGTCGGTGCACCAACGCGCGGCCGCATCCCAAATATTGTCTGTGTTGGNNNNNNNNNNNNNNNNNNNNNNNNNNNNNNNNNNNNNNNNNNNNNNNNNNNNNNNNNNNNNNNNNNNNNNNNNNNNNNNNNNNNNNNNNNNNNNNNNNNNNNNNNNNNNNNNNNNNNNNNNNNNNNNNNNNNNNNNNNNNNNNNNNNNNNNNNNNNNNNNNNNNNNNNNNNNNNNNNNNNNNNNNNNNNNNNNNNNNNNNNNNNNNNNNNNNNNNNNNNNNNNNNNNNNNNNNNNNNNNNNNNNNNNNNNNNNNNNNNNNNNNNNNNNNNNNNNNNNNNNNNNNNNNNNNNNNNNNNNNNNNNNNNNNNNNNNNNNNNNNNNNNNNNNNNNNNNNNNNNNNNNNNNNNNNNNNNNNNNNNNNNNNNNNNNNNNNNNNNNNNNNNNNNNNNNNNNNNNNNGCATTTCAAAATAGCTTAaaacataatatatatatatataacaaactCAATTAAACTGTTCACATCTTCGTCACGGCCCGCACATAGTACTTAAGTTCGAATTTTAAAAAGAAACTTAAAAAGGTAGATCTGCCGCCCGCCCGCGCTGTCGATGATGTCGCCGTCTTCAGGCGCCACCATCCTCGTAGTCATCATCCTTGGTCAGGTCAATGTAGGGAGGTGATCTCCAGAGGTGGGGCAGCGGCCCCCAAAATGGTCCGGCATCCGATCCGGGCTCAGATGCCACGCGTTGGGGAGGTGGGCATCGGACCACGACAGCGGAGTTCCAATCAGCCAGTACCGGTGGCAGACCTCCATCTTGATGTACGGGCAGAAGCATACAGGAGTCGCCGGACGGGAGATTAAGAATGCGTCATGCGAGGTGGAGTGGGTGGCCACGCTTCCAGGCGAGGCGAATGACGGGCCCGTCTCGCGGTCGTGCTTGCCCTTCTTGCCTGTCACCCACTTCCAAAAGCCCATTGCGGCGGCTGGCGGGGAGCGAGGTGGGGTGCTGCCGCTAGGCTAGGGTTTGGTGTCGAACACGAAGGGAGCAATGACGTGGAGACGGGGTGGGGAAGTGGAAGTGGACTGGCCTGGCTGGCTGGCTGAGGGGTCCACGGCTTCACCACAAAAAAGGATGCACCCTGACGCGGTTGGCTGGCTGACCGGCGGGCCCATCCATTCATATGGATTTAATGGGATCGGTGGGAGGTAGTTGGATGGCTGACACGTGGGCCCTAGGCGAATGGCGAGACGGCGCGTGCGTGTCTACCCTAAAGCCCGACCAAAATTTATGCCCGAAATCGGTCAAGCCGGATAATATTTTTTAGGAACAGTTTGGACCAGAACGGACAGACTCGGACGAATCAGGGTCCAGCATTGGAGTTGGCCTAACCCTAATCGGTCAAATCCCTCCGGGCcagccatgccgccgccgccgctgccggagcgGTGGTCCATCCTGGCTCGAATCCCTAAAGTTGTGAAGGACAAGGAGGCGAAGCGCACCTTCCCGCCGGGCACCGACGTCTCCGTCGCCTGTGACGAGCTCCCGCGCGCCTCAATCCTCACCGTGTCGCTccgcatcgccccgccgccctgccTCCCCAGCTACCCCTACGTCGCCGCTGCGGACCCCTCCGGCCTGCTCCTCCTCTGCGCCACGGAGCCTAGCGGGGAGGTCACCTACCACCTTTGCCACGCGCGCACAGGTGAGGCCACCTGTTTCCGCGAGCACAACTGCCCCATGGGCTTCGACGGCGCCAACGTCGGCCTAATGACGAGGGGCGACAGCTGCGTGGTCGCCGAGCTCCAGCcctccggcggcggctccggccgcGCCACGCTCCTCCGCTACACGGTGGGGCAGTACAAGTGGGCCGTGACGGAGCTCGCCTACTCGCCGCCGCTGCACCGGCAGTGGTTCTGCGAGGGGGTCGTCTTCCACGGAGGGATGCTCTGGTGGGTGGAGCTCTCGTACGGCCTCCTCGCCTGTGACCCCTACTCCGACAAGCCGGAGCTGCTACACGTCCCGCTTCCGACGATCATCGACCCGCTTCCGGGAAAAGTGGCAAATTTGGCCAACAGGGCCTCCCACAGCTGCGTGAAGGCGAGCAGCGGAAGGCTGAGGTACGTGCAGATCCATGGCGATCCCGCCGCCCCGGTGGTCAGCACGTGGGCGCTCACCGAGGCTGGTAAATGGAACCCCGAGCGCCGCGTGCCCTTGCCGGACATCTGGGCCGACGAGAGCTACCTCGACGCCATGCTGCCAGGGAGCATCCCCGCGCTTGCGCTCCTCGGCCCCGCAGACCCAGACAAGCTCTACTTCTTCCTCGGCTCCTGCATCTTTGCCGTGGACCTGCGACGGAGGAAGGTTGTGGAATCCGGTGAATTCGATATGCCGGAGCCACCAAACCAGCTGATCGTGCGCGCATGGCAGTATGATCCTTCAAGCAGCCGTAAGCATATATTTTTATCTTGTTATTTGATTACTTTGCTTTGAATTATAATGCCACCTTGGTACCGCAGTTCACATCTTGCACAATGTTGAGAAAGGGATAAGAGCTATTTCGAAGATACTCTGCTTAAACAAATCGATTTCCTTAATATTAGTATATGGACGCACAATGGTGTACCTTTTCTGCTAATACATCTCTACGTCTACCTTCGCAAGGTCTTTTGGCC
The sequence above is drawn from the Triticum aestivum cultivar Chinese Spring chromosome 7A, IWGSC CS RefSeq v2.1, whole genome shotgun sequence genome and encodes:
- the LOC123154800 gene encoding uncharacterized protein, whose protein sequence is MPPPPLPERWSILARIPKVVKDKEAKRTFPPGTDVSVACDELPRASILTVSLRIAPPPCLPSYPYVAAADPSGLLLLCATEPSGEVTYHLCHARTGEATCFREHNCPMGFDGANVGLMTRGDSCVVAELQPSGGGSGRATLLRYTVGQYKWAVTELAYSPPLHRQWFCEGVVFHGGMLWWVELSYGLLACDPYSDKPELLHVPLPTIIDPLPGKVANLANRASHSCVKASSGRLRYVQIHGDPAAPVVSTWALTEAGKWNPERRVPLPDIWADESYLDAMLPGSIPALALLGPADPDKLYFFLGSCIFAVDLRRRKVVESGEFDMPEPPNQLIVRAWQYDPSSSRKHIFLSCYLITLL